The window GAGGGGGGTCAgggggggacaccggggacagtCGGGTTCGGTGGGGACAATGcggggacacagggagggcacAAAGGACACAGGGGGTCACTGGGAGCAATGGGGGGACAACGGGGACAGTGGGGGGACAGTGGAGGTCAGTTGGAACAATggggggacaatggggacactggggacaatGGTGGTCACTGGGGACAACAGGGGGAGCTCAGAGGGGCTTCGGCCACTcggggtcactcagggtcacctggggtcactcagggtcacccGGGGTCATGCTGCCACTGAAGACAGAGGGGACAAGGCCAGGTCAAAGGTCACCCTTTGTGGCCCCAGGGAAGGTCCCAGGGTCGGGGGTCACGGGGTCACAGGTCACTCACCTGACCAGGTGCTGTCCCCGCCGgggcccccccagccccgcccaGGCCtcggccgccgctgccgccgccgccacgGCCACAGCCACATCCGAGCTGTCCCCGGCCGGCACCGCGGCCACCGCCCGGCCTGGGAACACACGGGGTGGACACTGACCGCTGACCGCTGAGCCCCgacccctggccctgctctgggccagTGACCCCAAATCTGTGACCTGACCCctgacccccagccctgccctgatccccagtccctgtcccctccatgtcccctccccaccccctgaCCCTGACCCCTgacccctgtccctgtccccagaccCAGGGCGGcctcccagcaccccaggctctctctccctgtgccctgtgtgccTCCCGTCTCCTCAgcgtccctgtcccctgtcccctgtgtgtcccctcaGTATCCCCAacccctgcccctgtcccctcggtgtcccctcggtgtcccctgtgtgtcccatACCCGTGGTGGCCTCCGGGCACTCCAGGCTCTCCCTCCCCTCCGGTCTCAGCCACCTCCCAGCCACGAAGTGTCCGAGGCTGCGCCCGTGGGACTCCAGCCACGCCTGGGGGGGGAAACACTgggacccccgggacccccccggCACTGCCGGGAGCCCCAGGACCCCTCTGGGACCCCCAGGGACATACGGGGACCCCCAGGACCCCTCTATGACCCCCAGGACCCCTCTGGGACCCCCTGGGACCCCCGGGACGCCCCCGTGACACCCTAGGACTCCCCAGGACCCCTCTGGGACCCTCTGGGACCCGCTTGGAcaccccggcccggcccggccctcccccaccccccaaacGACCTTGGGGGGACTTTGACCCCGACACACCCCAGGCTACCGCCGGGACCCCCCCGAACCCACCCCAATTCCCACCcgtgcacccccagccccattaTTTCCCTCGGGACCCCCCAGACCCCCTGCCAGTTCCGGAGGAGGCTCCCAAGAGCCCCCAAAACCCCCCGAGATTCTCAGGGAACCCCCACAAATggcccagagccccccaggccCCCCC of the Serinus canaria isolate serCan28SL12 unplaced genomic scaffold, serCan2020 HiC_scaffold_535, whole genome shotgun sequence genome contains:
- the LOC127061306 gene encoding aldehyde dehydrogenase family 16 member A1-like; translated protein: MAALAALGVPPVPEIFATMEEGPISGGTNPGEAWLESHGRSLGHFVAGRWLRPEGRESLECPEATTGRAVAAVPAGDSSDVAVAVAAAAAAAEAWAGLGGPRRGQHLVSGSMTPGDPE